In one Brevibacterium sp. CBA3109 genomic region, the following are encoded:
- a CDS encoding SRPBCC family protein: protein MSDTSISASRTIDAPVEDIFRILSNPERHAEIDGSGMVQSDDKTDRITETGQVFTMNMHWDKMGGDYKTDNHVIGFEENKLLAWKTAPAGEEPPGWEWVWELKSHSHDSTEVSVTYDWSAVTDKEVLKQVDFPAVSEEDLESSLGNLAAAVSGV from the coding sequence ATGAGTGACACGAGCATCAGCGCTTCGCGGACGATCGATGCCCCCGTAGAGGACATCTTCCGAATCCTCTCCAATCCAGAGCGTCATGCCGAGATCGACGGCTCGGGAATGGTCCAGTCGGATGACAAGACCGATCGCATCACCGAGACCGGCCAAGTGTTCACGATGAACATGCACTGGGACAAGATGGGCGGCGACTACAAGACCGACAATCACGTCATCGGCTTTGAGGAGAACAAGCTTCTCGCCTGGAAGACGGCACCGGCCGGTGAAGAGCCACCGGGCTGGGAGTGGGTCTGGGAGCTCAAGTCCCACAGCCATGACTCGACCGAGGTCTCCGTGACCTACGACTGGAGCGCTGTCACCGACAAGGAGGTGCTCAAGCAGGTCGACTTCCCGGCCGTCAGCGAAGAGGACCTCGAATCGTCCCTCGGCAACTTGGCAGCCGCGGTGTCCGGAGTCTGA
- a CDS encoding IS30 family transposase, whose product MYGRGAACVKDQLINRLNHHNQVRRRVRTLTWDRGMELAEHEAISQSTGVEVFFADPRSPWQRGTNENTNGLTRQFLPKKTDLGAYDQSALDVIAHELNTRPRKCLSFRTPLEAQHDLTTRKPEVLP is encoded by the coding sequence CTGTACGGACGTGGCGCTGCCTGCGTCAAAGACCAGCTCATCAACCGCCTCAACCATCACAATCAGGTCCGAAGACGAGTCAGGACACTGACGTGGGATCGAGGGATGGAGCTGGCCGAGCACGAGGCCATCAGCCAAAGCACGGGTGTCGAGGTGTTCTTCGCCGACCCGCGCAGCCCCTGGCAACGAGGAACGAACGAAAACACCAACGGGCTGACGCGACAATTCCTGCCGAAGAAGACCGACCTCGGGGCCTACGACCAATCAGCTCTCGACGTCATTGCTCATGAGCTCAACACCCGACCCCGAAAGTGTTTGAGCTTCCGAACACCGCTCGAGGCCCAGCACGACCTCACCACCCGAAAACCAGAGGTGTTGCCTTGA
- a CDS encoding succinylglutamate desuccinylase/aspartoacylase domain-containing protein, whose product MTVIRGIDFEEFGVQHGYIGLTQSDNVNDSALIPVPVTVVSSGAGPTALLVAGTHGDEYEGQVALQALARELTPEHISGTVIIVPAANAPAVRVGTRVSPLDGANLNRSYPGSAEGAPTCQVAEFISRQLLPRADAALDLHSGGSNSVYVDAAFVYRGPTKELWQTKSQIARRLNLPYVIVVAEKFEPGSINSAGDDAGIPVVATELAGGGTVDRRTLADIRRGLRQFLTDQGILSEDVELAALAGIASPRVGEVDRPAQQWLELVSESGIPAEIPGLFEPLVGLGDEVLQDDIVALVYSVDDPHRAPVEHRAEVDGVVAVVRRPTLVTRGSFVMHIARRIDAPEGLK is encoded by the coding sequence ATGACGGTCATTCGAGGCATCGATTTCGAAGAATTCGGAGTCCAGCACGGATATATCGGACTCACTCAGTCGGACAATGTCAACGATTCTGCTCTGATCCCAGTCCCGGTCACTGTTGTCTCGTCAGGTGCAGGTCCTACTGCGCTTCTGGTCGCGGGCACACATGGCGACGAATACGAGGGGCAGGTGGCACTGCAAGCGCTTGCCCGGGAACTGACGCCTGAACACATCAGCGGAACGGTGATCATCGTCCCTGCGGCCAATGCGCCGGCAGTCCGAGTCGGAACCAGGGTTTCGCCGCTCGACGGTGCCAATCTCAATCGTTCTTACCCCGGTTCGGCCGAAGGTGCTCCGACCTGCCAGGTTGCGGAATTCATCAGTCGACAGCTGCTTCCTAGAGCCGATGCGGCATTGGATCTGCACTCCGGAGGCAGCAATTCCGTCTATGTCGATGCGGCTTTCGTCTATCGGGGGCCGACGAAGGAGTTGTGGCAGACCAAATCGCAGATCGCTCGCCGTCTGAACCTTCCGTATGTCATCGTCGTGGCAGAGAAATTCGAACCGGGATCGATCAACTCGGCGGGGGACGACGCGGGGATTCCCGTCGTCGCCACGGAGCTCGCCGGGGGAGGCACAGTCGACCGCCGGACTCTCGCTGACATCCGCAGGGGTCTGCGCCAGTTTTTGACTGATCAGGGAATCCTGTCTGAGGACGTCGAGCTCGCGGCGCTTGCCGGCATCGCGTCGCCTCGAGTCGGTGAAGTCGATCGGCCGGCTCAGCAGTGGCTCGAGCTTGTCTCTGAATCGGGGATACCGGCTGAGATCCCGGGTCTCTTCGAACCGCTCGTCGGCCTCGGCGACGAGGTACTCCAGGACGATATCGTCGCTCTGGTGTACTCGGTCGACGATCCGCATCGAGCACCGGTCGAGCATCGCGCCGAAGTCGACGGTGTGGTCGCGGTGGTTCGTCGCCCGACACTCGTAACGCGCGGTAGCTTCGTCATGCACATCGCTCGCCGAATCGATGCGCCCGAGGGGTTGAAATGA